In Anoplopoma fimbria isolate UVic2021 breed Golden Eagle Sablefish chromosome 7, Afim_UVic_2022, whole genome shotgun sequence, the DNA window CGTATTAAACCTCACAATGAGAGGACACCTAGAAATGAATAGACACGTGGGGAAATAAGAGGTGAAAGTGAAGGGCAGCAAACAGACGAGACAGAAGTTATGAAAAGGGACGAAGGctcatctgacacacacagattgaGGGCAAACTGTTGGGAATCGTAGGTTCTCGCAGGTGAGTTTGGATTTTCTTTGGACAACAAGGAGACATTGGAAAAATGGAATCATATTGGGGGGAAATattacagctgtttttttcctccttctgcCTGTCGTGCATGaatttaatgtatattttctaAACCACAGAGAAATGTGTGTATCAAAGTGGGCTGTTTTTCGGATCCTGAAGCCAGTTTTAGGTTGAAAAGAATcaatttatgtaaataaagtgGCTTTTATTTCAAGctgaaattgtgaaaaaataccATTCTAAGAATAAACTGACTCCAAACAGTGTTAGCAAAGCTGGGAGGTTTTTCAGTCTGTTCACAAAAGGGAGTTATCGGGGGGAGGAAAACTGGATGATGAATAAAAACCTACAAACATAAAGTGCTTTGAATGAGGGGCAAGCAGAAGAAATCTTTTCGATTAAGAAGAGCTGAAGTTTTAGAGGAGGCCGAGccaaaagtcattaaaatcatcaaaaaagcagaaaaatggtgcaaacacaaataccaacttgaagaaaaataaataatgatcaCAAATACAACCTTTCACATGTGATGCTGCACCCTAAGCATGTGCACACAGGTTAAAGTTtcttgtaaaaatacatttcttgtgATTACGGATACGTAAGATGTTGTTGCAAACCATAAATTGGGCAACTTATGAATAAGAGAAATGAGTGTTGTGATAAAACAGCAGCAAATCTCACGGCTCATTACCAACTAGGGCTACAACCAACGAATATTTTCATCATCGATTAATCGTTTAgtctgtgaaatgtaaaaaaaaaaggttcaaatcACAGTTTGTCTGAGGCTGTGGTGAGTTACTGTCATATATGACAAAAACGAACTGCaaaattgtcagtttttttaaagctggaAGTGGAATGAAGAGAATGTTTGGtacttttgcttgaaaaatgacaacaaaaaaaaagtttaacaaaATAGTCAAATTTTCAGTCGATGgactaatcgattaatcaactaattgttgcagctctagaCTCAACCAATGGAAAACAGAAACCTCTGGATCGACTAATGGGCTCCTTTCATTTCTGGCCTACACAAGTTTGGTTCTGTGAATAAAAGAAATCTCCAAAAACTGATGTTTCAAAACTCTTCCGTCGAGTCTTATTCAACAAGAGTGTCTCTTAAGACATTTAAGTGAATCAAAGATTGAAAAGTTAATCTGAGTTCGAAGGTCATGTCTCTGTTTGGAGGACACACATGTGGCACCTCCAAAGCTTCATCCATAAATGCTTTGGCAGAGTCTAACCAGCTTTCTCGAGCAACTATTCTTCTCAAGTTCTTTTATATTAAACTATCGGCTCTAGATATGTGATTTTTGCACCATTTGTCCAGATTCTACCACAGATtatttcatacacaaacacaaccaaataaaGAATTTACATTAACTACTGCTGGACACCAAACAGACTGATATTAAATGCTacgattctttttttttttcagtgtttcttcCATATCGTGATAGCACATTAACTAAAATCAAACATGGCCACTTGTACTGAAATGTGTACAAACTGCTGTCTTTGAAATACCTCTCTTCTCATTCAGAGTCTGATTCAATCTGAACTATCTAtgtcaagtattttttttttttcctgaacagTAAATGAAGGCCTGTATAGAgagaaaaatcacacacacaaactcactggACAAAAAAGTGAAGAGTCACTTGAAACCACTGCGAAGAGAGTGGTGATAAAAACATCTTTTTGTCAAGGTTTCACGCGAAACATACACACACGGCATTTTTGCAAAAATTCAcaagtttctttctttttttttaaagtgggaGAGTCTCTTTTTCACCATTTTATGTGCCCACAGATCTGTGAATCACAAAATGGTGCCACAAGGAACCtggtctctttctttttcacatttctcgTGATCCAGGTTTCTTTCTGTCCCCAGTCTGCTCAAATGTCCAACAGGCTGCAGAGTGAACATCTGAGGAGAAACCAATCCATCAGAGACAAGTTCTGTTACTTAAGAAACCGTCTTCTTCCCTCCAAGATCTGCCTCCTTCCTGTCCAGCCGCATGTACGGCTCAAAAGCTGAAGAACCGCAGCCGTAGGTGGATGTCAGTTCATGGTGAGCGCCCCCCAGCAGCGGCatggagaagcagagggagtGTGGCGGCGGGATGCCCAGCCGTGGTGAGGGCGGGGTGCCACCCAGCGAGGGCAGCGACAGCCCGAAAGTCCCCCCTGCTAGGGAGTTGGGAGgagtgctgctgctgatgccCGGAGAGTTGGAGGAGCCTCCACCTGGGCTGCTCAGCAAGGAGCCGTTTGACGGATGCGGAGGCCCCAGGAGGGAGTTCGGCGGCGGGATGGGGCCCGACAGGAGGCGGCCCTGCTCCAGGAGGCGCAGGATGTTGCAGGTGGCCAGTGACtcgttggaggaggaggagcgttTGTCCGAATCCTTGGTGGTGTCCTTCTTCTGTTTGGTCCggcggttctggaaccaaacctTGACCTGAAAGAACCAGGAGGAAAATATTCACTTTATCAAATTTTGGCCCAAACAAACACTTTGTCAGCAGTAGAAGCAGTAAAATCAGAAATTAAAAACTTTACAAAGGCTTGTCAACATCTTTATGCcataaaaacaactaaatccTTCTGcttttagttattttgtgtttatatcACACCACAAGTTTTTACTGCTAAAAGCGATACACAACTCGTGAACTATTCACAtcgttttcttctttttaccaTTATGACGCGTGCAGATCACTGATGTTTCACTAACACGAACACTAACTCGTCCTGACGTTATCCTCTTTACATGCCCCAAAAATTGATCGTTTGCACAGGCGGAGCACACGTGTAGCTGACTTCTCTGTGACCTCTGCTTTGATGCATATCTTAGCTGCAGCGTGCTCCAAGAGCTCACGGTTTGTGAGCGGCGAGAGCACGCAACACCTTAGCAGTAAACCAGTCATACACGCATTAAATCCGTGCAGAACAAGCGGAGATGCCGTAATCCCCTGGCACCAGCCATTGGATCaactctgttgtttttctctgcacaTTTGATCATGGTTGGTCCCATGCACTTTACCTCTTCTCACACTTCAAGGCCCTAAGAGGCTAGAATGAGGATATGGCTATAAGTGGAGAAGCAGTGATATCAAAGCCATACAGGAGAGAGGGGATAGTATGCGTGCAAAAGCCTAAATATAGCCTTAGAAAATGGGGAACAGAAGTATGCAAATGAACAATAAAGCAAGCTTTTTCTGAGATCAAGaggaaaagcaaaaatgtaaaacaaagaaaatgtcatcatttgCAACATCGCCTTCTCTCACGGCAGCAAACCTCAGAGTTTCACCACACGAGCCGTCACGCCACCCGCTGCAGATTGAGAAAAGAAGCTCTGTGAACTCTGCCTGTCCTCTCGTTCTGCTTGTTTAATTGATGGAGTGCAGCGTAGCTTTAATGTATAGCGTGTGGAAAAGTCGGGGCTTGGTGGGATGCTGATTGGAGGGCATGCTGGGGT includes these proteins:
- the vax2 gene encoding ventral anterior homeobox 2; this encodes MFDQATTMGDGNHRCGPNPLCPDRMEAKCRAEIGSRSPVQSSTDTPGTSASTPTSSSEDGHDKLLGVDPDYCRRILVRDAKGTIREIVLPKGLDLDRPKRTRTSFTAEQLYRLELEFQRCQYVVGRERTDLARQLNLSETQVKVWFQNRRTKQKKDTTKDSDKRSSSSNESLATCNILRLLEQGRLLSGPIPPPNSLLGPPHPSNGSLLSSPGGGSSNSPGISSSTPPNSLAGGTFGLSLPSLGGTPPSPRLGIPPPHSLCFSMPLLGGAHHELTSTYGCGSSAFEPYMRLDRKEADLGGKKTVS